In Nitrospira sp., one genomic interval encodes:
- the rnd gene encoding ribonuclease D: MSTFPPEQTFITSEETLDTLCDRLAGSSIIAIDTEFMGEDHFVPQLELIQVAADGVAAVIDFPAVRESSLIGRLWDILCDESIEKVLHAGRQDLELFAHHAGRLPKPFFDTQIAAALVGYGAQTAYANLVQRVQGVKLDKAHTFTNWSQRPLTRDQLTYALDDVTFLLPIHRHLLQRLSSMGRADWVGEEFCRLELSLGAQARDPQERYQRIRGWDSLKPRAAGVLRDLAAWREGEARRRNVPRGRVLRDEVLIQLARQTPCTVDQLRSMRGMYSSDIERNGQAVLSTIQQALSKPPSEWPQVPRDRKPDPESTGMLELLQAVLKSRASIENIAPTLIATTGDLQELIERGASPDGLDIPVLRGWRRQLVGETLLSVLSGCLKVWIDPTAGKLRFGHLDQ; encoded by the coding sequence ATGTCGACCTTCCCGCCGGAACAGACATTCATCACGTCCGAGGAGACCCTCGATACGCTCTGTGATCGGCTGGCCGGCAGTTCGATCATCGCGATCGACACCGAATTCATGGGTGAGGACCACTTCGTCCCGCAGCTGGAGCTGATTCAGGTAGCGGCCGACGGCGTGGCTGCCGTCATCGACTTTCCCGCTGTGCGCGAGAGCAGCCTGATCGGACGATTGTGGGATATTCTGTGCGATGAGAGTATCGAAAAAGTCCTGCACGCGGGGAGACAGGACCTGGAGCTGTTCGCGCACCACGCCGGGCGCTTACCCAAGCCGTTCTTCGATACGCAGATTGCGGCTGCCTTGGTCGGCTACGGTGCCCAGACGGCCTACGCCAATTTGGTGCAGCGCGTGCAGGGTGTGAAGCTCGACAAGGCCCACACCTTCACCAATTGGAGTCAGCGGCCCTTGACGCGCGACCAACTGACGTATGCATTGGACGATGTGACGTTCTTGCTTCCGATCCATCGCCACCTGCTGCAGAGATTGTCATCCATGGGCCGTGCAGACTGGGTGGGTGAAGAGTTTTGCCGTCTGGAGCTGTCGCTCGGCGCGCAAGCCAGAGACCCTCAAGAGCGCTACCAGCGAATTCGTGGATGGGATAGTCTGAAGCCTCGCGCCGCCGGCGTGCTTCGAGACCTGGCGGCGTGGCGGGAAGGGGAGGCGCGGCGACGGAATGTTCCTCGCGGCCGGGTGCTCCGGGACGAAGTCTTGATTCAGTTGGCTCGACAAACACCCTGTACGGTGGACCAACTCCGCAGCATGCGGGGCATGTATTCGTCGGACATCGAACGCAACGGTCAGGCCGTGCTCTCGACCATCCAGCAGGCCCTTTCGAAACCCCCGTCGGAATGGCCGCAGGTGCCGCGCGACCGCAAACCCGATCCGGAATCGACCGGCATGCTGGAATTGCTGCAGGCCGTGCTCAAGTCGCGCGCATCGATTGAGAACATCGCGCCCACCTTGATCGCGACTACCGGTGACCTGCAGGAACTGATCGAGCGTGGAGCCTCGCCCGATGGACTGGATATTCCGGTCTTGCGAGGGTGGCGGCGACAGTTGGTGGGGGAAACGCTACTCAGCGTCCTCTCTGGATGCCTGAAGGTCTGGATCGATCCGACTGCTGGCAAACTGCGCTTCGGGCACCTCGACCAATAA
- the arsC gene encoding arsenate reductase (glutaredoxin) (This arsenate reductase requires both glutathione and glutaredoxin to convert arsenate to arsenite, after which the efflux transporter formed by ArsA and ArsB can extrude the arsenite from the cell, providing resistance.), which produces MAEMTIYQKPTCSTCREAVRLARESGQPFKAVNYYEERFTKTRLKALLKKAGLTPRDVLRAKEDLYKSLKLADPTLSDDRLLDVMVEHPDLIQRPLVEKGDRAILARPADTITELL; this is translated from the coding sequence ATGGCCGAGATGACGATTTACCAGAAGCCGACCTGTTCGACCTGCCGGGAAGCCGTCCGGCTGGCGCGGGAGAGCGGGCAGCCGTTCAAGGCGGTCAATTATTACGAAGAGCGGTTCACGAAGACTCGTCTCAAGGCGTTGCTCAAGAAAGCCGGTCTGACGCCGCGCGACGTGCTGCGGGCGAAGGAGGATCTCTACAAATCGCTCAAGTTGGCCGATCCCACACTGTCGGACGACAGACTGCTCGATGTGATGGTCGAACACCCCGATCTGATTCAACGGCCCCTGGTCGAGAAAGGCGACCGCGCCATACTGGCGCGACCTGCCGACACGATCACCGAATTGCTCTGA
- a CDS encoding OmpA family protein, translating to MNSVRPLILLGLLAFVGAGAEGCASKSVTSGGNSTKVAKPRVEERIDPAPVQEAAPPPEAPPVPLRSVEMAARNATGEQNIPFPDVLFDFDQYVLRDDALTAVEDNAKRLKEHGITRVLLEGRCDEIGTTEYNMVLGERRALSVKHYLESLGVGQLQVDVTSFGKDRPLCLQHNPVCWQKNRSVHFVVK from the coding sequence ATGAATTCTGTGCGGCCCTTGATCCTGCTCGGACTCCTGGCGTTCGTCGGCGCCGGCGCTGAAGGCTGTGCCAGCAAATCCGTGACCAGTGGAGGCAACAGCACGAAGGTGGCGAAACCACGCGTGGAAGAGCGGATCGACCCGGCGCCGGTACAAGAAGCCGCGCCGCCGCCGGAAGCTCCGCCGGTTCCGCTCCGGTCCGTGGAAATGGCCGCGCGGAACGCCACGGGAGAGCAAAATATTCCCTTCCCCGACGTGCTATTCGATTTCGACCAGTATGTCCTCCGAGATGACGCGCTCACTGCCGTCGAGGACAATGCCAAGCGATTGAAGGAGCACGGCATCACTCGTGTCTTGCTCGAGGGCCGCTGCGACGAAATCGGCACCACGGAATACAACATGGTACTGGGAGAACGACGCGCGCTGAGCGTCAAACACTACCTGGAATCGCTGGGAGTGGGGCAATTGCAGGTGGACGTCACGAGTTTCGGCAAGGACCGGCCGCTGTGTTTGCAACACAACCCGGTGTGCTGGCAGAAGAACCGCAGCGTCCACTTCGTCGTGAAGTAG
- a CDS encoding NAD-dependent malic enzyme produces the protein MTTDDIGPYSNYRLTVRLALLNKPGIFAKVAALLAEEGANLGAVDIVSANAERMIRDITFDVQNESHGERVLARLQTLPEVNVLSASDRIFLLHLGGKIRVQSKVPITTRNVLSMVYTPGVGRVCQAIAKDPAKAYAFTIKSNSVAVVTDGSAVLGLGNLGAAAAMPVMEGKVMLLKELAGIDAWPICLSTQDPAEIVRIVRGIAPGFGAINLEDISAPRCFEVERELKRTLDIPVMHDDQHGTAVVLLAALANALKVVGKRMEGIRVVVNGLGAAGTACCRILLAAGVRHLIGCDKEGIILMGEAEELRACRTDLRTCMTQGRPRGTLRQALEGADVFIGLSVGNVLTRDDLERMPADRIVFAMANPDPEIDPKVGDEASRIFATGRSDFPNQINNALSFPGIFRGALDVQASEINEAMKLAAAQAIADCVPVEALSEDYIIPSVFDREVVPRVSKAVAAAARASGVARRRVRIEEDLT, from the coding sequence ATGACCACCGACGATATCGGCCCCTATTCGAACTACCGCCTGACGGTCCGCCTTGCCCTCTTGAACAAACCAGGGATCTTTGCCAAGGTCGCCGCGCTCCTGGCGGAGGAAGGAGCCAACTTAGGCGCGGTCGACATTGTCTCGGCCAATGCGGAGCGCATGATTCGCGACATTACCTTCGACGTGCAGAACGAATCCCACGGCGAACGTGTGCTGGCAAGGTTGCAGACGCTGCCGGAGGTGAACGTCCTGTCCGCCTCGGATCGCATCTTCCTTCTGCATCTAGGCGGCAAGATTCGAGTTCAGAGCAAGGTACCGATCACGACGAGAAACGTGCTCTCTATGGTATACACGCCCGGCGTGGGCCGGGTCTGCCAAGCCATCGCCAAGGATCCGGCCAAGGCATATGCTTTCACCATCAAGAGCAACAGCGTGGCGGTGGTGACTGATGGCTCGGCCGTGCTGGGGTTGGGGAATTTGGGCGCAGCTGCCGCCATGCCGGTCATGGAAGGCAAAGTGATGTTGCTCAAAGAACTGGCCGGCATAGATGCCTGGCCCATCTGTCTGAGCACGCAGGATCCTGCTGAGATCGTGCGCATCGTGCGGGGCATTGCGCCGGGTTTCGGCGCGATCAATTTGGAAGACATCAGCGCCCCGCGTTGTTTCGAGGTGGAGCGAGAGTTGAAGCGCACGCTCGATATTCCCGTCATGCACGACGACCAGCATGGCACGGCCGTGGTCCTCTTAGCGGCCCTCGCGAATGCGCTGAAGGTCGTGGGCAAGCGGATGGAGGGCATCCGGGTCGTGGTCAACGGCTTGGGGGCAGCCGGCACCGCCTGTTGCCGAATCCTCCTCGCCGCCGGGGTTCGTCATCTCATCGGCTGCGATAAGGAGGGGATCATCTTGATGGGTGAGGCCGAAGAGCTGCGGGCCTGTCGGACCGACCTCCGGACTTGCATGACACAGGGACGGCCGCGGGGCACCCTGCGACAGGCCCTAGAGGGCGCCGACGTGTTCATCGGCCTCTCGGTCGGGAATGTCTTGACCCGCGACGATTTGGAGCGCATGCCGGCAGACCGCATCGTGTTTGCGATGGCCAATCCCGATCCGGAAATCGACCCCAAAGTCGGCGATGAGGCTTCGCGGATCTTTGCCACCGGCCGTTCTGACTTCCCCAACCAGATCAACAATGCGCTGTCGTTTCCAGGCATCTTTCGCGGGGCCCTCGACGTGCAGGCAAGCGAGATCAACGAAGCGATGAAACTTGCTGCGGCCCAAGCCATCGCGGACTGTGTCCCGGTTGAGGCGTTGTCGGAGGATTACATCATCCCTAGTGTGTTCGATCGTGAGGTCGTTCCGCGCGTGTCGAAAGCGGTCGCTGCGGCCGCGCGCGCGAGCGGAGTCGCCAGACGCCGGGTTCGAATCGAGGAAGACCTCACCTGA
- a CDS encoding CBS domain-containing protein — translation MVRIGQLMTQDLVTVPAGTTVADAARVMSERKVGSVFVQQHNRVVGIVTEPDIVRKVVGDRKPAWGISVETIMSTPVISIDERRSIPEAAELMQQHHTRHLGVLKGDAIVGVLSVRDLLQPVSDDEF, via the coding sequence ATGGTCAGAATCGGACAGTTGATGACGCAAGACCTGGTCACCGTACCAGCGGGCACGACGGTGGCGGATGCGGCGCGCGTGATGAGCGAGCGCAAGGTCGGGAGCGTGTTCGTGCAACAGCACAACCGTGTCGTCGGCATCGTGACGGAGCCGGACATTGTTCGGAAGGTCGTGGGTGACAGGAAGCCGGCCTGGGGTATTTCAGTTGAAACCATCATGAGTACGCCGGTCATCAGCATCGACGAACGACGGTCGATTCCCGAGGCAGCCGAACTCATGCAACAACATCACACGCGTCACTTGGGGGTGCTGAAAGGCGACGCCATCGTGGGCGTGTTATCGGTTCGCGATCTATTGCAGCCGGTCTCGGACGACGAGTTCTAA
- a CDS encoding DUF255 domain-containing protein, giving the protein MTTPHTDRAPNRLIHETSPYLLQHAYNPVDWYPWGPEALAAAQRLDRPILLSIGYSSCHWCHVMERESFENEAIATLMNEHFLCIKVDREERPDLDEIYMQATLALNRNQGGWPMTVFLTPDQKPFFAGTYFPPTDRWGRPGFPTLLKKIAEYWIKDRAGVTTQAATLTARLQESGHAPSPTTVGEAELDLAVTQFAEEFDAKHGGFGGAPKFPPATGLSLLLHCYQRTKDRHALTMVQTTLSAMAAGGIYDQIGGGFARYSTDERWLVPHFEKMLYDNALLAHVYVEAYQVTGDETYRRVACETLDYVLREMTSPDGGYYSATDADSESVEGKFFVWTPEEIRAAVSTEEDARRFCAYYDVTSDGNWEHKNVLHRPKPLEAVANELGITAQELHDTLARVTPLLYAARATRVPPGLDDKIITAWNGMMIRAMAEAARVFGMPRYREAAQRAADFLLSTLSTADGRLLRTYRAGKAHLNAYLEDYAYLAEGLIDVYEAGGDERYLKEAVRLAERVLADFVDVEMGGFFTTALGHETLILRSREGPDGATPSGNAVAASALARLAAHYGREDFREAAAAAVRAYGRHIGRYPRAFAKSLLVVDFLTAGPVEIALIGPIDHLSTEALCAAVSRTYLPNRVLAHHDPARGETEHPLLKGKTLIDGKPALYVCRNFACRRPITDPADLPTLLAEPSAAAHSDSSEGRQRILSGTLFPGAATAQGTAAYAARLIHQAAEGESSANGFGPFGSTGLTVSRLGFGTYRTGQREAEHRDALIKALRSGCNLIDSSTNYMDGESERLVGSVLKELIRAGEVMREEIIVVSKIGYVQGQNLVQAKTREKAGAPYPEMVKVGDDIWHCIHPEFLADQLTHSLDRLGLATLDVCLLHNPEYFLSNATRLGATGSQDLPSLRDQFYDRLERAFEYFEQEVQAGRLRAYGVSSNTSTAPPTDAESTSLTRMLEAAQAAAERIGATSHHFAVVQCPMNLYESGAALVRNTGTEGFRTLLEEAMRQGTAVLVNRPLNAMPSPRAGVVRLADVPTPPSQIPFEEQQRRVAELEEAYRKALVPAVEHSGQGMLPGDFFRWADELGRIRKQVQGVEHWEQIEHQMVAPHVNQVLRALSEAFSGPVAEQWESWRDRYIPELLTLLRSLHAEASERSRRRAEVLHHQLNPLFPVPRRRASLSQKALWVLTSTPGVTSVLNGMRTSAYVDDALAVLRWSPLPDPLRVYEVCAAKK; this is encoded by the coding sequence ATGACTACGCCACATACCGATCGCGCGCCGAATCGACTCATTCACGAAACCAGCCCTTATCTTCTCCAGCATGCCTACAACCCCGTGGATTGGTATCCCTGGGGACCGGAAGCCCTTGCGGCGGCACAACGGCTCGATCGCCCGATCCTCCTGTCGATCGGGTATTCCTCCTGCCATTGGTGTCACGTCATGGAACGCGAGTCGTTCGAGAACGAGGCCATCGCCACCCTCATGAATGAGCACTTCCTGTGCATCAAAGTCGATCGAGAGGAGCGACCGGACCTCGACGAAATCTACATGCAGGCCACCTTGGCGCTGAACCGCAACCAAGGCGGCTGGCCCATGACGGTGTTTCTCACCCCAGACCAGAAGCCGTTCTTTGCAGGCACCTATTTCCCGCCGACAGACCGATGGGGACGGCCCGGGTTCCCCACCCTGTTGAAGAAGATCGCCGAATACTGGATCAAGGATCGCGCAGGGGTGACGACCCAGGCGGCGACGCTCACGGCACGTTTACAGGAGAGCGGGCATGCCCCCTCCCCGACCACGGTCGGCGAGGCGGAATTGGACCTGGCTGTCACCCAATTCGCCGAGGAGTTCGACGCGAAACATGGCGGCTTCGGCGGCGCCCCGAAGTTTCCTCCTGCGACCGGGTTATCGTTGTTGCTCCACTGTTACCAGCGGACGAAGGATCGCCATGCCTTGACCATGGTCCAGACCACGCTGAGCGCCATGGCCGCAGGCGGCATCTACGATCAGATCGGCGGCGGGTTTGCCCGATACTCCACCGACGAACGGTGGTTGGTCCCCCATTTCGAGAAGATGCTCTACGACAATGCGCTGCTCGCCCACGTGTATGTCGAGGCCTACCAGGTCACCGGCGACGAGACCTATCGCCGCGTCGCCTGTGAAACCCTGGACTACGTCCTGCGCGAGATGACCTCGCCGGACGGCGGCTATTACTCGGCGACCGACGCGGACTCCGAGAGCGTGGAAGGCAAGTTCTTCGTGTGGACGCCGGAGGAGATTCGAGCGGCGGTCTCCACCGAGGAAGACGCGCGACGATTCTGCGCCTATTACGACGTCACGTCCGACGGCAACTGGGAACACAAGAACGTCCTGCACCGGCCAAAGCCGCTGGAGGCCGTGGCGAACGAATTGGGCATTACTGCTCAGGAACTGCACGATACCCTCGCACGGGTGACCCCGCTGCTGTACGCTGCGCGGGCGACCCGCGTGCCGCCAGGCTTGGACGACAAGATCATCACGGCATGGAACGGCATGATGATTCGGGCCATGGCGGAAGCAGCACGGGTGTTCGGCATGCCTCGTTACCGCGAAGCCGCGCAGCGGGCGGCGGACTTTCTCTTGAGCACGCTGTCGACCGCCGACGGAAGGCTGCTGCGCACCTATCGAGCTGGGAAGGCCCACCTGAACGCCTATTTGGAAGATTATGCCTATCTGGCGGAGGGATTGATCGATGTTTACGAGGCCGGCGGCGATGAGCGGTATCTGAAGGAAGCGGTGCGTCTGGCGGAACGGGTGCTGGCCGATTTTGTCGATGTCGAGATGGGCGGATTCTTTACCACTGCCCTGGGACATGAGACGTTGATCCTGCGGAGCCGCGAGGGTCCCGACGGAGCGACTCCGAGTGGCAATGCCGTGGCCGCGTCGGCCTTGGCCCGTTTGGCGGCCCACTACGGGCGGGAAGACTTCCGTGAGGCTGCTGCGGCAGCGGTACGCGCCTACGGTCGCCACATCGGGCGATATCCACGAGCCTTCGCCAAGAGCCTGTTGGTCGTCGATTTCCTGACAGCCGGTCCGGTGGAAATTGCGCTGATCGGTCCTATCGACCATCTCAGCACCGAAGCCCTGTGCGCTGCCGTCAGCCGGACCTATCTGCCGAATCGCGTGCTGGCCCATCACGATCCGGCCCGCGGCGAGACGGAGCATCCGTTGCTCAAGGGCAAGACGCTGATCGACGGCAAGCCGGCCCTCTACGTCTGCCGCAATTTTGCCTGCCGCCGTCCCATTACCGATCCTGCCGATCTGCCGACCCTCTTGGCCGAACCATCGGCAGCGGCACACTCCGATTCTTCCGAAGGGCGTCAGCGGATCTTGAGCGGAACGTTGTTCCCCGGCGCGGCGACAGCCCAGGGAACGGCGGCCTATGCGGCGCGCCTGATCCATCAGGCCGCGGAGGGTGAGTCGTCGGCGAACGGTTTCGGTCCTTTTGGATCCACCGGCCTGACCGTGAGCCGTTTAGGTTTCGGCACCTATCGGACGGGACAACGGGAGGCCGAGCACCGCGACGCGTTGATCAAGGCGCTTCGCAGCGGCTGCAATCTCATCGACAGCTCCACCAATTATATGGATGGGGAAAGTGAACGGTTGGTGGGATCGGTGCTCAAGGAATTGATCCGAGCCGGCGAGGTGATGCGAGAAGAAATCATCGTGGTGTCGAAGATCGGCTATGTGCAAGGCCAGAACCTCGTGCAGGCCAAGACACGCGAGAAGGCGGGCGCCCCGTACCCGGAGATGGTCAAGGTCGGCGACGACATCTGGCATTGCATCCATCCGGAGTTCCTGGCCGATCAATTGACTCACTCACTGGACCGGTTAGGGCTGGCGACCCTGGACGTCTGCCTGCTCCACAACCCCGAATACTTTCTGTCGAATGCCACCCGTCTCGGCGCAACGGGTTCCCAGGATCTGCCCTCATTGCGCGATCAATTTTATGACCGCTTGGAGCGTGCCTTCGAATACTTCGAGCAGGAGGTTCAGGCCGGCCGGCTTCGTGCTTACGGCGTATCATCGAACACCTCCACCGCTCCTCCCACAGATGCCGAATCGACGTCCTTGACGCGGATGCTGGAGGCCGCACAGGCTGCAGCCGAACGGATAGGCGCAACGTCCCACCACTTCGCCGTGGTGCAATGTCCGATGAATCTCTATGAATCCGGCGCCGCCTTGGTGCGGAACACCGGTACCGAGGGCTTTCGCACCCTCTTGGAAGAGGCGATGCGACAGGGAACGGCGGTCCTAGTCAACCGCCCGCTCAACGCCATGCCGTCGCCCCGTGCTGGAGTCGTGCGTTTAGCCGACGTGCCGACACCGCCCTCGCAGATCCCCTTCGAGGAACAGCAACGGAGGGTGGCAGAGTTGGAGGAAGCATACCGGAAAGCCCTGGTGCCGGCCGTGGAACACAGCGGCCAAGGCATGCTGCCCGGCGATTTCTTCCGTTGGGCAGACGAACTGGGGCGCATCCGAAAGCAGGTGCAAGGGGTGGAACATTGGGAACAGATCGAGCACCAGATGGTGGCCCCTCATGTCAATCAGGTTCTCCGGGCGCTGTCGGAAGCCTTCTCTGGGCCGGTGGCCGAACAATGGGAGTCGTGGCGTGATCGCTACATCCCTGAGCTCCTGACCCTCCTCCGTTCGCTCCACGCGGAAGCGTCCGAGCGCAGTCGCCGACGAGCCGAAGTGTTGCACCATCAGCTGAACCCCCTGTTCCCCGTGCCCCGCCGGCGCGCGTCCTTGTCGCAGAAGGCGCTGTGGGTCCTCACCAGCACGCCCGGCGTGACGTCTGTGCTCAACGGCATGCGCACATCGGCCTACGTCGACGATGCGCTGGCGGTGCTGCGCTGGAGCCCCTTGCCTGATCCGCTTCGCGTCTACGAGGTCTGCGCGGCGAAGAAGTAA
- a CDS encoding response regulator transcription factor — MTLVQDSVLVVTTDPLLGGHAVKLLEASGCQVRVVGMVSAAVQEVRCKTPALVIVDRRLLVEEVLQRHHFPTGVAVIAIQPFEQSCCEDDCIADLEAGFDLVFCSPSSRELVAHIRAILRRQQMATAQTSLLQVNKIAMDVARYEVRVEDKLVDLTPKEFQILRQLLLHPGMVLPRQELLNRVWGEDYALEEHALDVHIHSLRQKIEADPSKPSSILTIRGIGFKLQTS; from the coding sequence ATGACACTGGTCCAGGACTCGGTATTGGTGGTGACGACAGATCCTCTGTTGGGTGGCCACGCGGTGAAGCTGCTTGAGGCAAGCGGGTGTCAGGTACGAGTCGTCGGGATGGTCTCAGCAGCCGTCCAAGAGGTGCGGTGCAAAACTCCTGCCCTGGTCATCGTGGATCGACGCCTGCTTGTGGAAGAAGTCCTGCAACGGCATCACTTTCCGACCGGCGTTGCCGTGATTGCGATCCAACCCTTCGAGCAGTCTTGCTGCGAAGATGACTGTATTGCCGATCTTGAGGCAGGTTTCGACCTGGTCTTTTGCTCGCCCAGTTCTCGCGAACTGGTTGCGCACATCCGCGCCATTCTGCGCCGGCAACAGATGGCGACTGCTCAGACGTCATTGCTGCAGGTAAACAAAATTGCGATGGATGTCGCCCGGTATGAAGTTCGGGTTGAGGACAAACTTGTGGATCTGACCCCGAAGGAATTTCAGATCCTCCGCCAGCTACTTCTGCATCCCGGCATGGTCTTGCCCCGCCAGGAACTTCTCAATCGGGTGTGGGGAGAGGACTATGCGCTGGAAGAACACGCCTTGGATGTGCACATCCATTCGCTTCGCCAGAAGATTGAGGCCGATCCCTCAAAACCCTCCAGCATCCTGACCATTCGTGGAATCGGGTTCAAGCTCCAGACATCGTAA
- a CDS encoding J domain-containing protein produces the protein MAFSTNRLFKYQRGMRRRIGMLRAKNADSLDFAIDFMMQERVDSYFRIEPGLEEIDRSLQQIEEELETIRDLSGAIRLESRLEFVEDRWDELDSEVRERPRRRRRKINLADFLKAAGGESGPTGSASEVTNAYDAYQVLGLEFGTTLVDVTTAFRQRAKELHPDARNGDRSSEPELRRILAAYQFLKEYLSLSNTEPPISRGAEYNPTE, from the coding sequence ATGGCCTTCTCAACCAACCGACTGTTCAAGTACCAACGGGGTATGAGGCGACGGATCGGGATGTTGCGCGCCAAGAACGCGGACAGCCTGGATTTCGCCATCGATTTCATGATGCAGGAGCGAGTGGACAGTTACTTCCGCATTGAACCGGGGTTGGAGGAGATCGATCGGTCGCTGCAGCAAATCGAGGAGGAGTTGGAGACGATTCGAGATCTCTCCGGCGCGATTCGCCTGGAATCGCGGCTGGAGTTTGTGGAAGATCGGTGGGACGAGCTCGACAGCGAAGTGCGAGAACGTCCCAGGCGGCGGCGGCGTAAGATCAACTTGGCCGACTTCCTCAAGGCAGCGGGGGGGGAGAGCGGACCGACCGGCTCGGCCAGCGAAGTGACCAACGCCTACGACGCCTATCAGGTCCTGGGCCTCGAATTCGGCACCACGCTCGTCGATGTCACGACGGCCTTCCGGCAACGCGCTAAGGAACTTCATCCTGATGCGCGCAATGGCGACCGCAGTTCGGAGCCGGAGTTACGCCGGATTCTGGCTGCCTATCAGTTTTTGAAGGAATATCTGAGCCTCAGCAATACCGAACCCCCGATCTCGCGGGGCGCCGAGTACAACCCCACTGAATAG
- a CDS encoding putative Na+/H+ antiporter: protein MTPTTIQVIGTALFAIAILHTFATSFFQHLAHRRPAHAGLWHLLGEVEVVFGFWAAVLMAIMFATDGAEAALHYIDAYPFVEPMFVFAIMVIAGSRPILQVALQSARLLSRLLPLPSNVAFYVTIMALVPLMGSFLTEAAAMTLAALILRDRFFRNGLSPNLQYATLGVLFVNVSIGGTLTPFAAPPILMVAGTWQWDMTFMASTFGWKAAIAVFVNAILLTVLFRRELAALPSEERPGEGAHTPFPLVAIHLFFLAGVVVFAHHPAIFMGLFLFFLGVAHAYERYQNRLILREGLLVAFFLAGLEVLGGQQQWWLQPVLSQLSDRAVFFGTTLLTAFTDNAALTYLGSLVNGLSDPFKYALVAGAVTGGGLTVIANAPNPAGLALLRNYFEEESVSPAKLALAALPPTIIAAAAFLLL from the coding sequence GTGACACCCACCACCATTCAAGTCATCGGCACAGCGCTCTTCGCCATTGCCATTCTGCATACCTTTGCGACCTCCTTCTTCCAACACCTGGCCCATCGGCGTCCGGCCCACGCGGGACTGTGGCACCTGCTGGGCGAGGTCGAGGTCGTCTTTGGCTTTTGGGCCGCCGTGCTCATGGCGATTATGTTCGCCACCGACGGCGCGGAGGCCGCCCTACACTATATCGACGCCTATCCCTTTGTGGAGCCGATGTTCGTGTTCGCCATCATGGTCATTGCTGGATCACGCCCGATTCTCCAGGTTGCGCTGCAGTCGGCGCGTTTGCTCAGCCGCCTGTTGCCCCTTCCGTCGAACGTGGCGTTTTATGTGACGATCATGGCGCTCGTTCCCCTCATGGGGTCGTTTCTCACCGAAGCCGCCGCCATGACCTTGGCGGCCCTGATCCTGCGCGATCGGTTTTTTCGAAATGGCCTTTCGCCGAACCTGCAGTACGCCACGTTGGGCGTCTTGTTCGTGAACGTCTCGATCGGCGGCACTCTGACCCCCTTCGCGGCGCCTCCCATCCTCATGGTGGCAGGGACTTGGCAGTGGGACATGACCTTCATGGCGTCCACCTTCGGGTGGAAAGCGGCCATTGCAGTATTCGTCAACGCCATCCTGCTGACGGTGCTGTTTCGCCGAGAGCTTGCCGCACTTCCGAGTGAGGAGCGTCCGGGTGAGGGCGCCCACACTCCGTTTCCCTTAGTGGCCATTCATCTGTTCTTCCTCGCCGGAGTCGTGGTCTTCGCCCACCATCCGGCCATCTTCATGGGGCTCTTCCTGTTTTTCCTGGGCGTCGCCCATGCGTATGAGCGGTATCAGAACCGGTTGATCCTTCGCGAAGGACTCCTCGTAGCCTTCTTCCTGGCGGGGCTGGAGGTGTTAGGGGGACAACAACAATGGTGGTTGCAACCGGTCCTCTCGCAGTTGAGCGATCGCGCTGTGTTTTTCGGTACGACGCTGCTGACCGCTTTTACCGACAATGCCGCGCTCACCTATCTGGGCTCTTTGGTGAATGGCTTGTCGGACCCCTTTAAATATGCCCTGGTCGCCGGCGCGGTGACCGGCGGAGGGTTGACGGTCATTGCCAACGCCCCCAATCCGGCTGGCCTGGCACTGCTGCGGAATTACTTCGAGGAAGAAAGCGTGAGTCCGGCGAAATTGGCGCTGGCGGCGCTGCCACCCACCATCATCGCGGCCGCGGCGTTTCTACTCCTGTGA